In Xiphophorus maculatus strain JP 163 A chromosome 15, X_maculatus-5.0-male, whole genome shotgun sequence, the following are encoded in one genomic region:
- the LOC111611372 gene encoding uncharacterized protein LOC111611372 gives MAEPADEKSVEQLKMERTTAKRLLTRLINNITRTHEDMTEEELKDNFNKLNIEAGKVMAANDDLEASLIAEVESKLGEDDDAALTEQQKSDLEKTANECEAKVREIKSLIQETLWRTFGKTELLIALQVAESECEHVATIAPGVEKEAYDFTLSHLKELLKAAKEVHCRWKRWIPHDYRDEIQDRLRGLELSVPKLVSRTAEFINARLKEDEGKKEQTVASQNYSLPTIKLKPTSLPKFLGNRRDFYRWKRDWEALQKQGEPTGSREVKKVQLLDSLDEKITRDLRLTSYSTPEDIFQVLENRYGNQTAIAIEIVEELQRIPAVRGHQPRRIVELIQAVEKALKDLSDLGNTGAIKNPLVTKSVETKLPEALKKEWLVYAADKRNAVVPENRFDHLLAFLKDQENIYEQLEQLREEEPSRRETRMEQRHARTKSVKAIDDFVSCVVCGDGKHRKRLYFCKQFRTLTLTEKRAAVKKVGACIKCLEIHDDKSYCKPGFLCKNQSCRNGEDPHHYYLCPSAEAKKSNTTQRRNRIGPQEDKGSRKYTEDQEEFLKKLSPDLARHCRDVFSNTASRNFNTTQNQLNFLMDSGVQELPVLMMLLEVTANAGQKIGTLIDLASDTNYITHKAASRLNLKSEEITLIVHGVGGMKVCVETKRYLLKIRVKTSKGTLKPYQLVCYGLDSIADIHKHVKAKQLKRFFPDVPLDELVRPREISLLISHREGQLTPKRIRVVGNLVLWEGPLGKVVGGTHPELFEELAMTAHTTKTHFARSMRAAAVRYEEVIHEIPQHPPLIHQISNQLKASKTATTSQDFLEWWRWDSIGTACEPKCGGCRCGNCQPGGKAMTLAEERELEVVKEGLTYNEGDSHTDEPHWHARYPWLEDPASLPDNRNAVEATFFRTEKQLAKEPDWKAAYTEQVHDMLQRGAAIKLSEEAINKWNGPVWYVSHLIAPNPHSVTTPVRLVWNSSQKFKGISMNDLLMKGPDVLNQIRAVLLRFREGACAALGDIKKMYNSVWLEEREVHLHRFIWRDSEDEKVGDYAITRVNIGDKPAGCIAQLAMRETASLPSFIHLEEERQVLQNNSYVDDILTSHNDPDRLKEITENVECILKAGGFKLKPWVFSGQSGRKNCNNKQDEVKVKTMVLPNQMRDEDNKALGLGYIVEEDKLHVMVSINFSKRKKKMRLGQDLQLDQIRSQTPNPLTRRELLSQVSGLYDPVGLVTPAKQKGAILVRKAFQEAKNVSSQVKDTWDLALSSDLREDAIKLFEEYTQLSKIQFSRALTPFHNSSDPLAITFSDGSEYSYGAVLYLRWGSARDPIIRLVESKAKLTPLEQKGEAVKAEMCGAVFASRLKKYFEMHSQIKVERWYHLIDSQTVLGAIQRESYGFQSFFANRIGEIQSNTRIQDWWWIPGNQNIADIITRGASPQDLDIDSKWQQGPAFLKSLVEKWPIKSSKQLAIDAKGSITKLQKKAFIAVTTRTGIKESELKQELPQNQAEVLAKKQRPSISIQNLIDVSRFSSLTRLVKTIVWVWRAAKRFIKKNQVAAKPKWEAVCSRGVISVREREDALRDIFLAAQMGANFPNTTIDRLVVYQDKESGLLVCGGRIQIFREDRAAVPIIPHDAWVSTLLGREAHNAAHDGIAGTLLRMRRKAWVVKGRRIAQKIVDNCMVCRKARALKCQQLMGDLPPERAEPAPPFKFTSVDLFGPYYVRDDVKKRVTVKVWGVVFCCMASRAIHTELASSLSTESFLMAYQRFTAIRGHPQKIWSDAGTNFVGAKPVMEELYRYLSTQNRSDLEEAAAKNGTEWVWKILPADSPHRNGAAEAAVGIVKKAFQSLGQEFTLTFSEFHTILYNAANLANERPIDARIQSREGCIQYITPNSLLLGRASQSGDMRMFDFSSYSFKRLGAMQNEVTKFWKSWRQLAGPNLFVRSKWHTSQRNVAVGDIVWLCDQNALRGQFMLGKVVSASPDKKGVVRDVNVQVVPSYCTPITRHVKQRPTHPPKKDKIKTTILHRDVRRLIVLIPVEEQMESQTKE, from the coding sequence GGTTGTTGACTCGATTGATCAATAACATAACTCGGACGCATGAGGACATGACTGAAGAGGAATTAAAGGACAATTTCAACAAGCTCAACATAGAGGCTGGAAAAGTAATGGCAGCAAATGATGATCTGGAAGCAAGTCTCATCGCAGAAGTGGAATCCAAATTGGGTGAAGATGACGACgctgcactgactgaacagcagaaatctgacctggaaaaaactgcaaatgaatgTGAAGCAAAAGTAAGAGAAATCAAAAGTTTAATCCAGGAGACCCTGTGGAGAACTTTTGGGAAAACTGAACTGTTAATTGCACTTCAAGTAGCAGAATCAGAATGTGAACATGTTGCCACTATTGCACCAGGAGTGGAAAAAGAGGCATATGACTTCACCCTCAGTCATCTGAAGGAACTTTTAAAGGCTGCAAAAGAAGTTCATTGTCGCTGGAAAAGATGGATTCCTCATGACTATCGGGATGAAATTCAAGATCGGCTGAGAGGATTGGAACTTAGTGTCCCAAAGTTGGTCTCCAGGACAGCAGAGTTCATTAATGCAAGATTAAaagaagatgaaggaaaaaaggagCAAACTGTAGCttcccaaaattattcattacCAACCATCAAGCTGAAACCAACATCTCTCCCAAAGTTTCTTGGAAACAGGCGTGATTTTTATAGATGGAAAAGGGACTGGGAAGCTCTTCAAAAACAAGGAGAACCAACCGGTTCAAGAGAGGTGAAAAAAGTGCAGCTACTGGACAGTCTAGATGAGAAAATCACAAGAGACCTTCGCTTAACCTCCTATAGCACTCCAGAAGATATTTTTCAAGTCCTTGAGAACCGCTATGGAAATCAGACAGCTATTGCAATTGAAATTGTGGAGGAGCTACAGAGAATTCCTGCAGTTAGGGGTCACCAGCCAAGAAGAATCGTGGAGTTGATTCAAGCTGTTGAAAAGGCTCTTAAGGATTTAAGTGACCTTGGAAATACTGGCGCCATCAAAAATCCTCTGGTGACAAAGTCAGTTGAGACCAAGCTTCCTGAAGCTCTGAAGAAGGAGTGGCTCGTTTATGCAGCTGATAAAAGGAATGCTGTGGTACCAGAGAATCGGTTTGATCACCTCCTTGCATTTCTGAAAgatcaagaaaatatttatgagcAACTAGAGCAACTGAGAGAAGAAGAACCAAGTAGGCGAGAGACCCGAATGGAGCAAAGACACGCCAGAACCAAGTCAGTCAAAGCAATTGATGACTTCGTAAGCTGTGTTGTCTGCGGCgatggaaaacacagaaaaagactCTATTTTTGCAAACAGTTCAGAACATTAACACTAACTGAAAAAAGAGCTGCTGTTAAGAAGGTAGGAGCATGcataaaatgtttggaaatacaTGATGATAAATCATACTGCAAACCTGGGTTTTTGTGCAAGAATCAAAGCTGCAGGAATGGGGAGGATCCACATCACTATTATCTATGCCCAAGTGCTGAAGCTAAGAAAAGCAACACAACCCAGAGGAGGAACCGAATTGGCCCACAAGAAGACAAAGGTAGCAGAAAGTATACTGAAGATCAAGAAGAATTTCTTAAGAAATTGTCACCTGATTTGGCCAGACATTGTAGAGATGTATTTTCAAATACTGCATCTAGAAATTTTAATACAACTCAGAATCAGTTAAATTTCCTGATGGATAGTGGAGTGCAGGAGCTGCCAGTGTTAATGATGCTTCTTGAAGTAACCGCAAATGCTGGACAAAAGATTGGCACATTAATTGATCTGGCGTCAGATACAAATTACATAACACACAAGGCTGCAAGCAGATTAAACCTCAAGAGTGAGGAGATCACACTCATTGTCCATGGAGTTGGAGGGATGAAAGTTTGTGTGGAGACTAAACGTTACCTCCTGAAAATTCGTGTGAAAACCTCCAAAGGCACTCTGAAACCTTATCAGCTTGTTTGTTATGGACTTGACAGCATTGCAGACATTCATAAGCATGTCAAggcaaagcagctgaaaagaTTTTTTCCAGACGTACCACTGGATGAACTTGTAAGACCCAGAGAAATAAGCTTACTTATAAGCCACAGGGAAGGTCAGTTGACACCAAAAAGAATTAGAGTTGTGGGGAACCTTGTACTGTGGGAGGGGCCCTTAGGAAAAGTGGTTGGAGGAACCCATCCAGAATTGTTTGAGGAACTTGCCATGACAGCtcatacaaccaaaacacattttgcaagGTCAATGAGGGCAGCTGCTGTGAGATATGAAGAAGTCATTCATGAAATCCCACAGCATCCGCCATTAATTCATCAGATCTCCAACCAACTTAAGGCATCAAAGACTGCAACTACAAGCCAAGATTTCTTGGAGTGGTGGAGATGGGACAGTATTGGCACGGCTTGTGAACCTAAGTGTGGAGGATGTCGTTGTGGAAACTGTCAGCCGGGAGGAAAGGCGATGACGCTCGCTGAAGAAAGGGAGCTTGAGGTAGTGAAGGAAGGCCTCACCTACAATGAAGGAGACAGCCATACAGACGAACCTCACTGGCATGCTAGGTACCCATGGTTGGAAGATCCAGCATCCCTGCCAGACAACAGAAATGCAGTCGAAGCTACATTTTTTAGAACAGAGAAGCAACTGGCTAAAGAACCTGACTGGAAAGCTGCTTACACTGAACAAGTGCATGACATGCTTCAGCGTGGAGCTGCAATTAAATTGTCTGAGGAAGCAATCAACAAATGGAACGGCCCAGTGTGGTATGTAAGCCACCTAATTGCTCCAAATCCACACTCAGTGACAACTCCTGTAAGACTTGTGTGGAATAGCAGCCAGAAATTTAAAGGGATAAGTATGAATGACCTGCTGATGAAAGGCCCAGATGTGCTAAACCAGATCCGTGCTGTCCTATTAAGGTTCAGAGAAGGAGCTTGTGCTGCATTAGGagatataaagaaaatgtataattctGTTTGGCTGGAGGAAAGAGAAGTTCACCTGCACAGATTTATTTGGCGTGATTCTGAGGATGAAAAAGTTGGAGATTACGCAATTACAAGAGTGAACATTGGAGATAAACCTGCAGGATGCATTGCACAGTTGGCGATGCGAGAAACTGCAAGTTTACCCTCATTTATTCATCTTGAAGAGGAGCGACAAGTCCTTCAGAATAACAGCTATGTTGACGACATTCTAACATCCCACAATGACCCAGACAGGCTAAAGGAAATCACAGAAAATGTGGAGTGCATTCTCAAAGCTGGAGGTTTCAAACTCAAACCTTGGGTGTTTTCTGGGcaaagtgggaggaaaaattGTAACAACAAGCAGGATGAAGTGAAAGTAAAGACCATGGTTCTACCAAACCAAATGCGGGATGAGGACAATAAAGCACTCGGTCTGGGGTACATTGTGGAGGAGGATAAACTCCATGTCATGGTCAGCATAAATttttcaaagaggaaaaaaaagatgcgACTTGGACAAGACCTCCAGTTGGACCAAATCAGAAGTCAAACACCAAACCCTTTGACAAGGCGAGAGCTCCTCAGTCAGGTGTCTGGTCTGTATGATCCAGTTGGCTTAGTAACTCCTGCAAAACAGAAGGGGGCAATCCTGGTGCGGAAAGCTTTCCAAGAGGCAAAGAATGTGAGTAGCCAAGTAAAAGACACCTGGGATTTAGCACTCTCAAGTGACCTTAGAGAAGATGCAATCAAGCTTTTTGAAGAGTACACTCAGCTTAGTAAGATCCAGTTTAGCAGAGCATTAACTCCCTTTCATAACAGCAGTGACCCTTTagcaattacattttcagatggaaGTGAATATTCTTATGGAGCAGTGTTGTATCTGAGGTGGGGATCAGCTCGAGACCCAATCATTAGGCTGGTGGAATCCAAGGCTAAGCTTACTCCATTGGAACAAAAAGGTGAGGCTGTTAAAGCAGAGATGTGCGGAGCAGTGTTTGCATCACGATTAAAGAAGTACTTTGAGATGCACAGCCAAATCAAAGTTGAGAGGTGGTATCACCTCATTGATAGTCAAACAGTTCTTGGAGCAATTCAAAGAGAAAGCTATGGGTTTCAATCATTCTTTGCAAATAGGATTGGAGAGATCCAGAGCAACACAAGGATCCAAGATTGGTGGTGGATTCCTGGGAATCAAAACATTGCCGACATCATTACCCGAGGAGCTAGCCCTCAAGATCTTGATATTGACTCTAAGTGGCAACAAGGCCCAGCATTTCTAAAGTCTCTAGTTGAAAAGTGGCCAATTAAATCATCTAAACAACTTGCTATTGATGCAAAAGGGAGCATCACCAAGTTGCAAAAGAAGGCATTCATTGCTGTAACCACAAGGACTGGGATAAAGGAATCAGAGCTCAAACAAGAATTACCGCAAAATCAGGCAGAGGTTTTGGCAAAGAAGCAGCGGCCATCAATATCCATACAGAATCTGATAGATGTTAGCCGCTTTAGCAGTCTGACACGACTGGTCAAGACAATTGTCTGGGTTTGGAGAGCAGCGAAGAGATTCATTAAGAAAAATCAAGTTGCAGCTAAACCAAAGTGGGAGGCAGTCTGCTCAAGAGGGGTAATCTCTGTGAGAGAACGAGAGGATGCTCTCAGGGATATTTTTCTTGCTGCTCAGATGGGTGCCAACTTTCCCAACACAACCATAGATAGGTTGGTGGTTTATCAAGACAAAGAGTCTGGATTATTAGTCTGTGGCGGCAGGATACAGATCTTTAGAGAAGACAGAGCTGCAGTTCCCATCATACCCCATGATGCCTGGGTGTCAACACTGTTGGGCCGAGAAGCTCACAATGCTGCACATGATGGAATTGCTGGAACCCTACTGAGGATGAGGAGAAAAGCCTGGGTTGTAAAAGGACGAAGGATAGCCCAAAAGATTGTTGACAATTGTATGGTCTGTAGGAAAGCTCGAGCTCTGAAGTGTCAGCAGTTGATGGGTGATTTGCCGCCTGAGAGGGCTGAGCCTGCACCTCCTTTTAAGTTCACTTCAGTCGACCTCTTCGGACCTTATTATGTCAGAGATGACGTCAAGAAAAGGGTGACGGTTAAGGTCTGGGGAGTCGTTTTTTGTTGTATGGCCAGTAGAGCTATTCACACTGAGTTGGCAAGCTCGCTTTCCACTGAAAGTTTCCTGATGGCCTATCAGAGATTTACTGCAATTCGAGGTCACCCACAGAAGATCTGGTCTGATGCAGGCACCAATTTTGTTGGAGCAAAACCAGTTATGGAGGAGCTGTATAGGTACCTGAGCACCCAAAACAGATCAGATttggaagaagcagcagcaaagaATGGGACTGAATGGGTGTGGAAAATCCTTCCCGCAGACTCACCTCACAGAAAtggagctgctgaagctgctgttgGCATTGTGAAAAAAGCTTTCCAGAGTCTTGGTCAAGAATTTACACTGACTTTCAGTGAATTTCATACAATTCTGTACAACGCTGCCAACCTTGCAAATGAGCGCCCAATTGATGCGAGAATACAAAGTCGAGAGGGTTGTATTCAGTACATAACACCTAACAGTCTTTTGCTTGGACGAGCATCTCAGAGTGGTGATATGAGAATGTTTGATTTTTCCAGCTATTCATTCAAACGACTTGGAGCTATGCAAAATGAGGTTACTAAGTTCTGGAAAAGTTGGAGGCAACTGGCTGGTCCTAACCTTTTTGTGAGGAGTAAGTGGCACACTTCTCAGAGAAATGTGGCTGTTGGGGACATCGTCTGGTTGTGTGACCAAAATGCGCTTAGAGGGCAGTTTATGCTGGGCAAAGTTGTAAGTGCAAGTCCTGACAAGAAGGGTGTTGTGAGGGACGTAAATGTCCAGGTTGTCCCAAGTTATTGCACCCCTATAACAAGACATGTCAAGCAAAGACCAACTCATCCaccaaagaaagacaaaatcaAGACCACCATTCTTCACAGGGATGTTAGGAGGCTCATTGTCTTAATACCTGTAGAGGAACAAATGGAAAGTCAAACCAAAGAGTAA